Proteins encoded by one window of Thermococcus sp. Bubb.Bath:
- a CDS encoding 6-carboxytetrahydropterin synthase: protein MKSRVVERFKFEAAHAVIINGQAEEIHGHTFRVEIAVEGPLKNGYVIDFLELRAIVDRIIEKLDHRNLNSLFENPTTENVALWIAEEVKKRLPEDVRLKRIVLWEGDENGVEFEF from the coding sequence ATGAAATCCCGCGTCGTTGAGCGCTTCAAGTTCGAGGCGGCCCACGCGGTCATCATAAACGGGCAGGCTGAAGAGATACACGGGCACACCTTCCGCGTTGAGATTGCAGTGGAAGGCCCGCTTAAGAACGGCTATGTCATCGACTTCCTGGAGCTCCGGGCGATTGTGGATAGGATAATCGAGAAACTCGACCACAGGAACCTCAACTCGCTCTTCGAGAACCCCACAACCGAAAACGTCGCCCTCTGGATAGCTGAGGAGGTCAAGAAGAGATTGCCAGAGGATGTTAGGCTCAAGCGCATCGTCCTCTGGGAAGGAGATGAAAACGGCGTAGAGTTTGAGTTTTAG
- a CDS encoding type II toxin-antitoxin system VapC family toxin — MDSNVFVEALKGDTNAENLLSKLFHSNWRVFINDVVFSEVFYHYLRIKVGTYWKAKKKPELVRSAVQEFEDVVLPLLAIPDFLEVNYDVATVAVRLSSEYGLLPNDALLLATAEYYGVEALVSLDSDFSNACKREGISLISSPDELEV, encoded by the coding sequence GTGGACAGTAATGTTTTTGTAGAGGCTCTTAAAGGCGATACTAACGCAGAAAACCTCCTCTCAAAGCTGTTTCACTCAAACTGGAGGGTTTTCATAAACGATGTTGTTTTCAGTGAGGTTTTTTACCATTATCTCCGCATCAAGGTTGGTACTTACTGGAAGGCCAAGAAGAAACCTGAACTCGTTAGATCTGCCGTGCAGGAGTTCGAGGACGTTGTCCTGCCCCTCCTTGCAATTCCTGACTTTCTTGAAGTTAACTATGATGTGGCCACTGTGGCCGTTAGACTTTCTTCTGAGTACGGGCTGTTACCTAACGATGCTCTTCTACTTGCCACTGCGGAATACTATGGGGTGGAAGCTCTGGTATCCCTTGATTCAGACTTCTCGAATGCATGTAAACGGGAGGGAATATCTCTAATATCCTCTCCCGATGAACTGGAGGTGTGA
- the metG gene encoding methionine--tRNA ligase, whose amino-acid sequence MVRYMVTSALPYANGPIHAGHLAGAYLPADIFVRYLRLKGEEVLFVCGTDEHGTPITFRALKEGRSPREIVDEFHEHIKTTFERAKISFDYFGRTELPVHYRISQEFFLKALENGHLVKKVSKQAYCEHDKMFLPDRYVIGTCPYCGAENQRGDQCEVCGHPLTPEILINPRCSICGNPITFKDSAHYYLKMGDFQERLKKWVESQEHWKPNVRNTVLGWINEGLEERAMTRDLDWGIPVPLDDEDVKGKVLYVWFEAPIGYISITIEYLKREGRENEWKEFWLNLDGQTKVIHFIGKDNVPFHAIFWPAFLMAYGKYRDGEVEAEWNLPYDIPANEYLNLEGKKFSTSRNWAIWVHEFLDAFPADYLRYYLTAIMPETRDSDFNFADFKSKINEELVNNLGNFVHRALTFVNRYFDGKVPERGELNELDKQAFEEIERAFEETGELIARYHFKDALKRVMELAIFGNRYFDHQKPWKTAKTDRERTATTVNVSLQIVKALGILLEPFLPDASEKIWHLLNLEELKRWSFEELPAGHRVRKASPMFRKVTDEEIIYFIVNYIGRGNPDSARILLDKYYERDDVFKVILEHFGEKREEEALALLKSIYGEAPSKAEKAEKAKAPQKKEKVKGGKKMGYVSFDEFAKLDLRVGKIIEVKDHPNADRLYVVKVDLGDEVRQLVAGLKKYYKPEELLNHYVVIIANLEPKKLRGVESQGMLLAADDGENVALLMPDKEIKLGSRIR is encoded by the coding sequence ATGGTCAGGTATATGGTCACATCAGCTTTACCTTACGCTAACGGGCCGATTCACGCGGGGCATCTGGCGGGAGCTTATCTGCCAGCAGACATCTTCGTGCGTTACCTACGGCTCAAGGGGGAGGAAGTGCTCTTCGTCTGCGGAACGGACGAACATGGGACGCCGATAACCTTCCGAGCACTCAAAGAAGGCAGAAGCCCTAGGGAGATCGTCGACGAGTTTCACGAGCACATAAAGACCACCTTTGAGAGGGCTAAGATAAGCTTCGACTACTTTGGGAGGACTGAGCTTCCAGTTCACTACCGCATAAGCCAGGAGTTCTTCCTCAAGGCCCTTGAGAACGGCCATCTCGTTAAGAAAGTCAGCAAGCAGGCCTACTGTGAGCACGACAAGATGTTCCTTCCGGACAGATACGTTATCGGCACCTGCCCCTACTGTGGCGCCGAGAACCAGAGGGGAGACCAGTGTGAGGTCTGCGGGCACCCGCTTACACCAGAGATACTCATTAACCCGCGCTGCAGCATCTGCGGAAACCCCATAACCTTCAAGGACTCCGCCCACTACTACCTGAAGATGGGGGACTTCCAGGAGAGGCTCAAGAAGTGGGTTGAGAGCCAGGAGCACTGGAAGCCGAACGTGCGCAACACCGTCCTCGGCTGGATAAACGAGGGACTGGAAGAGAGGGCAATGACGCGCGACCTCGACTGGGGTATTCCGGTCCCCCTCGACGACGAGGACGTGAAGGGAAAAGTCCTCTACGTCTGGTTCGAGGCTCCCATCGGCTACATAAGCATCACCATCGAGTACCTGAAGAGGGAAGGCAGGGAGAACGAGTGGAAGGAGTTCTGGCTCAACCTCGACGGCCAGACCAAGGTCATCCACTTCATTGGAAAGGACAACGTTCCCTTCCACGCGATATTCTGGCCGGCCTTCCTGATGGCCTACGGCAAGTATAGGGATGGGGAAGTCGAGGCCGAGTGGAACTTGCCCTATGACATCCCCGCGAACGAATACCTCAACCTCGAGGGCAAGAAGTTCTCAACGAGCAGGAACTGGGCGATATGGGTTCACGAGTTCCTAGATGCGTTCCCGGCCGACTACCTCAGGTATTACCTCACCGCCATAATGCCCGAGACTCGCGATTCGGACTTCAACTTCGCCGACTTCAAGAGTAAGATAAACGAGGAGCTTGTTAACAACCTCGGAAACTTCGTGCACCGCGCCCTCACCTTCGTGAACCGCTACTTTGATGGTAAAGTTCCGGAGAGGGGCGAACTGAACGAGCTGGATAAACAGGCCTTCGAGGAGATAGAGAGGGCCTTCGAAGAGACCGGGGAGCTTATAGCCCGCTACCACTTCAAAGATGCGCTCAAGCGCGTCATGGAGCTGGCCATCTTCGGAAACCGCTACTTCGACCACCAGAAGCCCTGGAAGACTGCAAAGACCGACCGCGAGAGGACGGCAACAACGGTAAACGTCTCGCTCCAGATCGTCAAGGCCCTCGGAATACTCCTCGAGCCGTTCCTTCCCGATGCCAGCGAGAAGATATGGCACCTCCTCAACCTTGAGGAGCTCAAGAGGTGGAGCTTTGAGGAGCTTCCAGCAGGACACCGCGTGAGAAAGGCCAGCCCTATGTTCAGGAAGGTCACCGACGAGGAGATAATCTACTTCATCGTGAACTACATTGGCAGGGGCAACCCCGACAGCGCGAGAATCCTCCTCGACAAGTACTACGAGAGGGACGACGTCTTTAAGGTGATTCTTGAGCACTTCGGGGAGAAGAGGGAGGAAGAGGCCCTCGCGCTCCTCAAGAGCATATATGGCGAGGCCCCTTCAAAGGCCGAGAAGGCTGAAAAAGCTAAAGCTCCTCAGAAGAAGGAAAAAGTCAAGGGGGGTAAAAAGATGGGTTATGTTAGCTTTGATGAGTTCGCCAAGCTCGATTTAAGGGTCGGAAAGATAATCGAGGTTAAAGACCACCCCAACGCGGACAGGCTCTACGTGGTAAAGGTTGACCTTGGCGACGAGGTCAGGCAGCTCGTTGCCGGGCTCAAGAAGTACTACAAGCCCGAAGAGCTGCTCAACCACTACGTTGTCATCATAGCGAACCTGGAGCCCAAGAAGCTTAGGGGAGTTGAGAGCCAGGGAATGCTCCTGGCAGCGGACGACGGCGAGAACGTCGCCCTGCTCATGCCGGACAAAGAGATAAAGCTCGGCTCAAGGATAAGGTGA
- a CDS encoding RtcB family protein — MVPLKRMDKIRWEIPKFDRRMRVPGRVYADDALIEKMKNDRTLEQAANVAMLPGIYKYSIVMPDGHQGYGFPIGGVAAFDAKEGVISPGGIGYDINCGVRLIRTNLTKDEVRPKIKELVDTLFKNVPSGLGSKGRVRLHWTQIDDVLADGAKWAVDNGYGWEKDLEHHEEYGRMQGANPDAVSQKAKQRGAPQLGSLGSGNHFLEVQYVDKIYNEEIAKAYGLFEGQVVVMVHTGSRGLGHQVASDYLRIMEKANRKYGIPWPDRELVSVPFQSEEGQRYFSAMKAAANFAWANRQMITHWVRESFEEVFKRKAEDMEMELVYDVAHNIGKVEEHEVDGRKVKVIVHRKGATRAFPAGHPDVPRAYREVGQPVLIPGSMGTASYVLAGAEGSMKETFGSSCHGAGRLLSRKAATRQYRGDRLRNELAQRGIYVRAASLRVVAEEAPGAYKSVDNVVNTVHEAGIANLVARMRPMGVAKG, encoded by the coding sequence ATGGTACCGCTGAAGAGGATGGACAAGATCCGCTGGGAAATTCCAAAGTTCGACAGGAGGATGCGCGTTCCAGGGAGGGTCTACGCCGACGACGCTCTAATCGAGAAGATGAAGAACGACAGGACGCTTGAACAGGCAGCGAACGTCGCCATGCTCCCTGGCATCTACAAGTACTCCATCGTAATGCCGGACGGACATCAGGGCTACGGCTTTCCAATCGGTGGAGTGGCCGCCTTTGACGCAAAAGAGGGTGTAATAAGTCCTGGAGGGATCGGCTACGACATTAACTGCGGCGTCAGACTCATCAGAACCAATCTGACCAAGGATGAAGTTAGGCCAAAGATCAAAGAGCTCGTTGATACCCTCTTCAAGAACGTTCCCTCTGGACTAGGAAGCAAGGGGCGGGTAAGGCTCCACTGGACACAGATCGATGATGTTCTCGCCGACGGTGCCAAGTGGGCAGTCGACAACGGCTACGGCTGGGAGAAGGATTTAGAGCACCACGAGGAGTACGGAAGGATGCAGGGAGCCAATCCAGATGCAGTCAGCCAGAAGGCAAAGCAGCGCGGTGCTCCCCAGTTGGGCTCTCTCGGCTCGGGGAACCACTTCCTTGAGGTTCAGTACGTTGACAAGATATACAACGAGGAGATAGCGAAGGCCTACGGCCTCTTCGAGGGACAGGTCGTCGTGATGGTTCACACAGGTTCGAGGGGGCTCGGCCACCAGGTCGCGAGCGACTACCTTAGGATTATGGAGAAGGCGAACAGGAAGTACGGAATTCCGTGGCCCGACAGGGAGCTTGTGAGCGTCCCGTTCCAGAGCGAAGAGGGACAGAGATACTTCAGCGCTATGAAGGCCGCCGCCAACTTTGCCTGGGCCAACAGGCAGATGATAACCCACTGGGTCAGGGAGAGCTTTGAAGAGGTCTTCAAGAGGAAAGCGGAAGATATGGAGATGGAGCTCGTTTACGACGTTGCCCACAACATCGGGAAGGTGGAGGAACACGAGGTAGACGGAAGGAAGGTGAAGGTAATAGTCCACAGAAAGGGTGCGACGAGGGCCTTCCCGGCCGGCCACCCGGACGTGCCGAGGGCTTATAGAGAGGTTGGCCAGCCCGTCCTCATCCCAGGTTCGATGGGTACCGCCAGCTACGTCCTCGCTGGAGCTGAGGGTTCAATGAAGGAAACCTTTGGAAGCTCCTGTCACGGCGCTGGAAGGTTATTGAGCAGGAAGGCAGCAACCAGACAGTACCGTGGCGACAGGCTCAGGAACGAGCTGGCGCAGAGGGGAATCTACGTGAGGGCCGCCTCCCTCCGTGTTGTTGCCGAGGAGGCTCCCGGTGCCTACAAGAGCGTGGATAACGTCGTCAACACCGTCCACGAGGCAGGAATAGCGAACCTCGTGGCGAGGATGAGACCGATGGGAGTCGCCAAGGGCTGA
- a CDS encoding polysaccharide biosynthesis C-terminal domain-containing protein: protein MFGGKTLLRNIGHLMAGSMIRSTVMVIFTIYIIRIISVHDFGVYSTVIAFSSITTAFVNFGLDTYLTREASRDRRVFLPMLKAVTKARFLLFAFSEVLLYSLLKALNYPDEVVWLTLLLAFDPLLCFLLDSLYSIFYVENITAPVALAESGKRLLLLLITFFTAHRGLIWIIISYIIADSAVLLLLYVEYRRVVARLPKGDSVSLLGVLRKSLSFSIQTLSGIFFWNVDIMMVSKLLGPVLTGFYNIGATVFKTIYFIPQSFTSVLFPRISEAHSRGKLEVLKGPILESTKNLLLMAIGIVFYSLTSLPYYIPLLFGDKYRPAMGLVGPMSLIVLFYFPAFVYQNVLMAIEREKKAVNTLIVGNVANFTLNLAFIPVFGIMGAVYGTVISQVIFLAMNVYYLRDVIPLVTPPLELAGGLLIGTAAWALTAVATLFLEKFVSPFWADNLYFVTMYLLYRFKVINVEGFRLSASSP, encoded by the coding sequence ATGTTTGGCGGAAAAACCCTACTCAGGAACATCGGTCATTTGATGGCCGGAAGCATGATCAGGAGCACCGTAATGGTCATCTTCACGATCTACATAATCAGGATCATCAGCGTCCACGACTTTGGGGTTTATTCAACGGTTATCGCCTTCTCCTCCATAACAACTGCCTTTGTGAACTTCGGCCTGGACACGTATCTGACCAGGGAAGCGAGCAGGGACAGGCGGGTCTTCCTCCCGATGCTTAAGGCCGTTACAAAGGCTCGCTTTCTTCTGTTTGCCTTCTCTGAGGTTCTCCTCTACTCTCTCCTCAAAGCCCTCAACTATCCGGATGAGGTCGTCTGGCTAACCTTACTTTTAGCCTTCGATCCCTTACTTTGCTTCCTCCTTGATTCTCTCTACTCCATTTTCTACGTGGAGAACATAACGGCTCCGGTTGCCTTAGCCGAGTCGGGAAAGAGGCTGCTTCTTCTCCTTATAACCTTCTTCACCGCCCACAGGGGTCTTATCTGGATAATAATCTCCTACATAATAGCAGATTCGGCCGTGCTTCTCCTCCTTTACGTTGAGTACAGGAGGGTCGTTGCACGGTTGCCAAAGGGGGATAGTGTTTCCCTCCTTGGGGTTCTCAGGAAGAGCCTGTCCTTCTCGATACAGACCCTGAGCGGGATCTTCTTCTGGAACGTTGACATAATGATGGTATCAAAGCTCCTCGGGCCCGTTTTGACCGGCTTCTATAACATTGGGGCAACGGTCTTTAAGACCATCTACTTCATCCCCCAGTCATTCACCTCGGTTCTCTTCCCGAGGATAAGCGAGGCCCACAGTCGGGGGAAGCTCGAAGTGCTCAAGGGGCCGATCCTCGAGTCTACAAAGAACCTTCTCCTGATGGCCATAGGCATAGTCTTCTATTCACTGACGAGCCTGCCCTACTACATCCCCCTGTTATTCGGCGATAAATATAGACCGGCTATGGGCCTCGTAGGGCCGATGTCCCTGATAGTTCTCTTTTACTTCCCAGCCTTTGTGTACCAGAATGTGCTGATGGCGATTGAAAGGGAGAAGAAAGCCGTCAATACCCTTATAGTTGGCAACGTGGCGAACTTTACCCTCAACCTCGCTTTCATCCCGGTTTTTGGCATTATGGGGGCAGTCTATGGGACAGTGATAAGCCAGGTCATCTTTTTGGCGATGAACGTTTACTACCTCAGGGACGTGATACCCCTTGTAACCCCCCCATTAGAGCTCGCGGGGGGACTTTTAATCGGTACAGCCGCATGGGCTCTGACAGCCGTGGCAACCCTTTTCTTAGAAAAGTTCGTCTCCCCCTTCTGGGCCGACAACCTGTATTTCGTCACGATGTACCTTCTCTACAGGTTCAAAGTGATAAACGTGGAGGGTTTCAGGCTCTCAGCCTCCTCTCCTTAG
- a CDS encoding tRNA (cytosine(49)-C(5))-methyltransferase: MSARDVVKEANPAFYERYSQLEDTDEFWEFIVKPLRQSIRVNTLKAPLEVVVGRLNEEFELERIPWVRESFFINVDNLARVPEHGLGVVFGQEASSMIPPVVLDPKPGELVLDMAAAPGSKTGQIAQYMENEGCVIANDPQISRANVLMANLNRMGVLIARVMMRDGASFARFENTFDRVLLDAPCSSVGMIRKKWKFLSEWRMKAVIRYMNIQKRLILAGYRALKPGGVMVYSTCTIDPLENEEVVDYLLRKTNARLERIDLPIKTSEPVLEWEGKEYSEELKKALRIHPNDNDTEAFFIAKIVKPGEVDE, from the coding sequence ATGAGCGCGAGGGACGTTGTTAAAGAGGCGAATCCAGCTTTCTATGAAAGGTATTCCCAGCTTGAGGACACTGACGAGTTCTGGGAGTTCATAGTCAAGCCCCTCAGGCAGAGCATAAGGGTGAACACACTCAAAGCGCCGCTCGAAGTGGTCGTTGGGAGGCTTAATGAGGAGTTCGAGCTTGAGCGGATTCCTTGGGTTAGGGAGAGCTTCTTCATAAACGTGGACAACCTTGCGAGGGTTCCGGAGCACGGGCTGGGTGTCGTCTTCGGCCAGGAGGCCAGCTCGATGATACCACCAGTAGTGCTTGACCCGAAGCCGGGGGAGCTGGTTCTCGACATGGCTGCAGCTCCCGGCTCAAAGACCGGACAGATAGCGCAATACATGGAGAATGAGGGGTGTGTAATAGCCAACGATCCCCAAATAAGCAGGGCCAACGTCCTCATGGCGAACCTCAACAGGATGGGGGTTCTAATAGCTAGGGTAATGATGAGAGATGGTGCCAGCTTCGCCCGCTTTGAGAATACATTCGATAGGGTTCTTCTGGATGCTCCGTGCTCCTCTGTGGGAATGATACGAAAGAAATGGAAGTTCCTGAGTGAGTGGAGGATGAAGGCCGTCATCAGGTACATGAACATTCAGAAGAGGCTCATCCTGGCGGGCTACAGAGCCCTGAAGCCCGGAGGAGTAATGGTGTACTCTACCTGCACGATAGACCCGCTTGAAAACGAGGAGGTCGTTGATTACCTCCTCCGGAAGACGAACGCGAGGCTTGAGAGGATAGACCTCCCCATCAAGACCAGTGAGCCCGTCCTCGAATGGGAAGGGAAGGAGTACTCGGAGGAGCTGAAGAAGGCCCTCAGAATCCACCCGAACGACAACGATACCGAGGCGTTCTTCATTGCCAAAATCGTCAAGCCAGGTGAGGTAGATGAGTGA
- a CDS encoding archease: MRKWEHYEHTADIGVRGFGSTLEEAFEAVALGLFDVMVDVGKVEPRECRGVEAEEEDLEALLYSFLEELLVLHDMEGLVFGDVKVSIEKTKDGYKLKAKACGEPLNLEKHNPKEEVKAITYHEMEIKRLPDGRWMAQFVPDL; the protein is encoded by the coding sequence ATGCGAAAATGGGAGCACTACGAGCACACGGCGGATATAGGCGTCAGGGGATTCGGCTCAACGCTGGAGGAGGCCTTTGAGGCCGTTGCCCTCGGTCTCTTCGACGTCATGGTGGACGTTGGAAAGGTGGAGCCGAGGGAGTGCAGGGGAGTTGAGGCCGAGGAGGAAGACCTTGAGGCGCTCCTCTACAGCTTCCTTGAGGAGCTTTTGGTTCTCCACGACATGGAGGGGCTGGTTTTCGGGGACGTTAAGGTCAGCATCGAGAAAACCAAAGATGGCTACAAACTCAAGGCTAAGGCCTGTGGTGAGCCGCTCAATCTGGAGAAGCACAATCCCAAAGAGGAAGTTAAAGCCATAACCTACCATGAGATGGAGATTAAAAGGCTTCCTGACGGGAGATGGATGGCACAGTTCGTTCCTGACCTGTGA
- the panB gene encoding 3-methyl-2-oxobutanoate hydroxymethyltransferase, translated as MREITPKRIIEMKGKEKIAMVTAYDYPSALLADKAGMDIIFIGDSLGMVVYGEPNTLNVSMEQMVFHTRAVAKAVKRALVLADMPFGSYEVSVEQGVKNAVRLIQAGADAVKIEGGYDHKELVKKLVRMGIPVMGHTGLTPQRYLRLGGYRLMGETEEEIEEILRDAKALEKAGAFAVVLEFTLADVAKLVTEKVSIPTIGIGSGPWVDGQVLVWHDLLGIYENVPPFVKKYAGLGSVIELALENYREEVKGEKFPAKEHYWEFLDKDDFERKKRKALERLEDE; from the coding sequence TTGAGGGAGATAACGCCGAAAAGGATTATCGAGATGAAAGGGAAGGAAAAGATAGCGATGGTAACCGCTTACGATTATCCCTCTGCGCTTCTTGCTGACAAGGCTGGAATGGACATTATATTCATTGGGGACTCATTGGGGATGGTCGTCTACGGCGAGCCCAACACCCTCAACGTCTCTATGGAGCAGATGGTATTTCACACGAGGGCCGTTGCGAAGGCGGTAAAGAGGGCGCTTGTTCTGGCTGATATGCCCTTCGGTAGCTATGAGGTCAGCGTCGAGCAGGGTGTAAAGAACGCGGTTAGGCTTATCCAGGCGGGAGCGGACGCAGTAAAGATAGAGGGCGGCTACGACCACAAGGAGCTCGTTAAAAAGCTCGTGAGGATGGGTATACCAGTAATGGGACACACTGGACTAACCCCCCAGCGCTACCTCCGCCTCGGCGGCTACAGGTTGATGGGTGAAACCGAGGAAGAAATCGAGGAAATCCTGCGCGATGCAAAGGCCCTTGAAAAGGCCGGTGCCTTCGCCGTCGTCCTTGAGTTTACTCTGGCGGATGTTGCGAAGCTCGTCACGGAGAAAGTTTCAATCCCCACAATTGGCATAGGCTCCGGTCCGTGGGTCGACGGCCAGGTTCTCGTCTGGCACGACCTCCTGGGCATCTACGAGAACGTTCCACCCTTCGTCAAGAAGTACGCCGGTTTGGGGAGCGTCATTGAGCTCGCCCTTGAGAACTACCGCGAGGAAGTCAAGGGGGAAAAGTTCCCGGCCAAAGAGCACTACTGGGAGTTCCTCGACAAGGACGACTTCGAGAGAAAGAAGAGAAAGGCCCTTGAAAGGCTGGAGGACGAGTGA
- a CDS encoding glycosyltransferase family 2 protein gives MLGSMRISVVIPAYNEEKRLPKVLQRIPAFVDKVTVVDDGSSDGTYSSAFSFSEKDPRVEAFRLEKNCGKGCAMREGVKHATGDVVVFMDADGQHLPEEIEKLVRPIVEGKADLVIGARKVEVQGKRPLQRRLSNLITTRLIRWKLGTYVYDTQSGFRAYRWEFLPEIESDRYEVETETLLKAAKMGARISEVPVSKVYGVETGHFRFEDVIRFLKALVKY, from the coding sequence ATGCTCGGCAGCATGAGAATAAGCGTAGTAATCCCCGCATACAACGAGGAAAAGAGACTCCCGAAAGTTCTCCAGAGGATTCCAGCCTTCGTTGACAAGGTTACCGTTGTTGATGACGGTTCGTCCGACGGGACTTACTCCTCGGCCTTCTCCTTTTCCGAGAAAGACCCAAGGGTTGAGGCTTTTAGGTTGGAGAAGAACTGCGGCAAGGGCTGTGCAATGAGGGAAGGGGTCAAGCACGCCACCGGGGACGTCGTGGTCTTCATGGACGCCGACGGCCAGCACCTTCCGGAGGAGATTGAGAAGCTCGTGAGGCCCATAGTCGAGGGAAAGGCTGACCTTGTCATCGGGGCGAGGAAGGTTGAGGTGCAGGGGAAGAGGCCGCTCCAGAGGAGGCTGAGTAATCTAATAACGACGAGGCTCATAAGGTGGAAGCTCGGCACCTACGTTTACGACACTCAGAGCGGGTTTAGAGCGTATAGGTGGGAATTCCTGCCGGAGATAGAGAGCGATCGCTATGAAGTTGAGACCGAGACCCTCCTGAAGGCCGCTAAAATGGGAGCTCGGATATCAGAGGTCCCTGTTAGTAAGGTATACGGCGTTGAGACCGGCCACTTCAGGTTTGAGGACGTGATACGGTTTCTAAAGGCCCTGGTTAAATATTAA
- a CDS encoding ribosomal biogenesis protein translates to MMLITTSHRPTRRTRSFGHDLEKVFPNSLYITRGKKTLKDLLMEAYDRNYERLLIINVWKGNPLKMTFIRVDPEDWGYMGYLYLHGIKLQREMGFRDVRPLREEMPLVITTAKRTGPDHAAFAQAFAELTGGTFVRRRERSLLGIADKYNTDVLGVVERHPRGMAVNFYRLDVTKESPVGPLVSVKIWIMEDGRRWDYKEALSLRGENREE, encoded by the coding sequence ATGATGCTCATAACCACATCACACCGACCGACGAGGAGGACGAGGAGCTTCGGTCACGACCTTGAGAAGGTCTTCCCCAATTCTCTCTACATAACCAGGGGAAAGAAGACTCTCAAAGACCTCCTGATGGAGGCGTATGATAGGAACTACGAGAGGCTTTTGATAATAAACGTCTGGAAAGGCAACCCACTCAAGATGACGTTCATCCGGGTCGACCCGGAGGACTGGGGCTACATGGGCTACCTTTATCTCCACGGAATAAAACTCCAGCGCGAGATGGGCTTTAGGGATGTGAGACCGCTCCGCGAAGAGATGCCCCTGGTGATAACCACTGCGAAGAGAACTGGCCCCGATCACGCGGCTTTCGCCCAGGCGTTCGCGGAGCTTACGGGTGGAACGTTCGTCCGCAGAAGGGAGCGCTCCCTCCTTGGGATAGCTGATAAATACAACACCGACGTTCTGGGCGTGGTTGAGCGACATCCGCGTGGAATGGCCGTTAACTTTTACCGCCTCGACGTCACGAAGGAGAGCCCCGTGGGGCCTCTCGTGAGTGTTAAGATCTGGATAATGGAGGACGGGAGAAGATGGGACTATAAGGAGGCCCTCTCACTCCGCGGTGAAAATCGGGAGGAATAA
- a CDS encoding KEOPS complex subunit Pcc1, giving the protein MEVTDEWPIEGFIELSFPDEETARVVYESVLHEHRTVPYRRSRIEFLLNGRKVIIRFLARDSSALRGTINSYLRWIRVAIDSLEV; this is encoded by the coding sequence ATGGAAGTGACGGACGAATGGCCCATAGAGGGATTCATCGAGCTCTCCTTCCCGGACGAGGAGACGGCGCGGGTTGTCTACGAGAGCGTCCTCCACGAGCACAGGACAGTACCATACCGGAGAAGCAGGATAGAGTTCCTTCTCAACGGGAGAAAAGTGATCATCCGCTTCCTCGCGAGGGACAGCTCGGCACTCAGGGGGACCATCAACTCGTACCTCCGGTGGATACGCGTGGCCATCGACTCGTTAGAGGTTTGA
- a CDS encoding DUF434 domain-containing protein: MNLMRAREDLKYLMNRGYRKKVALDFVANHYRLPAPHRYLLARCVFSDAWIAEVREKLLKPEELTGKSLAIDGFNVLITLESLMDGEAILCEDGLVRDLKYQGRYRLNERTPMVIEKVVKSLSELGVGKAVFFYGKNVPKSGEIKKLTESAIKKFGATGEVRLVKSPDFELKSFENVATADTAIIGAVERVFDLAAYAGRNYPPASLDEILRKE, from the coding sequence ATGAACCTCATGAGGGCCCGCGAGGATTTGAAGTACCTCATGAACAGGGGCTACCGTAAGAAGGTAGCCCTTGACTTCGTGGCCAACCACTACCGCCTGCCAGCCCCCCACCGCTATCTCCTGGCGAGGTGCGTCTTCTCCGACGCTTGGATTGCAGAGGTAAGGGAAAAGCTCCTGAAGCCGGAGGAGCTCACCGGGAAAAGCCTTGCCATAGACGGCTTCAACGTCCTCATAACCCTAGAATCCCTAATGGACGGTGAGGCAATACTTTGCGAGGACGGTCTGGTGAGGGACTTAAAGTACCAGGGGAGGTACCGACTCAACGAGAGAACCCCTATGGTGATTGAAAAAGTGGTTAAGTCCCTCTCTGAGCTGGGGGTTGGGAAGGCAGTCTTCTTCTACGGCAAGAACGTCCCGAAGAGCGGAGAAATAAAGAAACTTACCGAGAGTGCCATCAAAAAATTTGGAGCCACCGGTGAAGTCCGGCTCGTTAAAAGCCCTGATTTTGAGCTCAAGTCTTTTGAGAACGTTGCAACCGCGGATACTGCTATAATCGGGGCCGTTGAGAGAGTTTTTGACCTGGCGGCGTATGCTGGAAGAAATTACCCGCCCGCCTCCCTTGATGAAATCCTCAGGAAAGAATAG